From the Calonectris borealis chromosome 4, bCalBor7.hap1.2, whole genome shotgun sequence genome, one window contains:
- the SAP30 gene encoding histone deacetylase complex subunit SAP30, translating into MNGFAPEEVTQRGPDPTAAAAVVVSNAGSAVEVPPPPAPPGLAPAAAAGSAGAGGAGGPGAGQLCCLREEGERCGRAAGNASFSKRIQKSISQKKVKIELDKSARHLYICDFHKNLIQSVRNRRKRKGSDDDGDSPVQDIDTPEVDLYQLQVNTLRRYKRHFKLQTRPGLNKAQLVEIIGCHFRTIPVNEKDTLTYFIYSVKNDKNKPDLKMDSGVH; encoded by the exons ATGAACGGCTTCGCCCCCGAGGAGGTGACCCAGCGCGGGCCGgaccccaccgccgccgccgcggtgGTGGTGAGCAATGCGGGCTCCGCCGTGGaggtgccgccgccgccagcgccgccggggctggctccggccgccgccgcgggctcGGCGGGCGCCGGGGgtgcgggcggccccggggccgggcagctgtgctgcctgcgggaggagggggagcggtgcggccgcgccgccggcaaCGCCAGCTTCAGCAAGCGGATCCAGAAGAGCATCTCGCAGAAGAAGGTGAAGATCGAGCTGGACAAGAGC GCAAGACATCTGTATATTTGTGACTTCCACAAAAACTTAATTCAgagtgtgagaaacagaagaaagaggaaaggcagCGATGATGATGGTGACTCACCAGTGCAAGACATCGACACTCCAGAG GTTGATTTATATCAGTTACAAGTAAACACACTTCGAAGGTACAAAAGACACTTCAAACTACAGACCAGACCGGGACTTAACAAAGCACAGCTTGTTGAA ATAATTGGCTGCCATTTTAGGACAATTCCAGTGAATGAAAAGGACACCTTAACATATTTCATCTACTCGGTGAAGAATGACAAGAACAAACCAGATCTAAAGATGGATAGTGGTGTCCATTAG